A single region of the Acidobacteriota bacterium genome encodes:
- a CDS encoding pyridoxal-phosphate dependent enzyme, with protein sequence MSDDDHGITLEAVEETVALIAPHIVETPVVEWSGPEMRAILPGSSRVHAKLELFQRSGTFKARGALSNVLRLSAEQLRAGVTAMSAGNHAIAVAYAAKAAGTSAKVVMQRSANPARVELAKALGAEILMAEDGPSGFEMVAGIAAAEGRAIVHPFDGVATALGAATLGLEMHRQLGDLDVLIVAIGGGGLAGGVSAITKRLNPDCLVVGVEPAGADAMHRSFRSGRPERLEGVDTIADSLAPPMTERLPFTLCRNNVDRLAVVTDRELAQAMGLIFRELKLAVEPACAATTASLPGLAGELSGARVGLILCGSNIDRETYDRYCELGGGRLGS encoded by the coding sequence GTGAGCGACGACGACCATGGCATCACGCTGGAGGCAGTCGAAGAAACGGTCGCGCTGATCGCTCCTCACATTGTCGAAACGCCGGTCGTCGAATGGTCGGGCCCCGAGATGCGGGCGATCCTGCCGGGGAGCAGCCGGGTCCACGCCAAGCTGGAGCTCTTTCAGCGCTCCGGCACGTTCAAGGCGCGGGGGGCGCTGTCGAACGTCCTGCGATTGAGCGCCGAACAACTGCGGGCCGGCGTGACGGCCATGAGCGCGGGCAATCACGCGATCGCCGTGGCGTATGCGGCGAAGGCGGCGGGGACCAGCGCGAAGGTCGTCATGCAGCGATCGGCCAATCCGGCGCGCGTCGAGTTGGCCAAAGCGCTTGGCGCCGAGATCCTGATGGCCGAGGATGGCCCCAGCGGATTCGAGATGGTGGCAGGTATCGCGGCCGCGGAGGGCCGGGCGATAGTCCATCCGTTCGACGGTGTGGCGACGGCCCTCGGCGCGGCGACGCTCGGTCTTGAGATGCATCGGCAGCTTGGAGACCTCGACGTGCTCATCGTCGCTATCGGCGGCGGCGGTCTGGCCGGGGGCGTCTCGGCGATCACGAAGCGATTGAACCCGGATTGCCTCGTCGTCGGCGTGGAACCCGCCGGTGCCGACGCCATGCACAGGAGCTTCAGGTCCGGCAGACCGGAGCGCCTCGAAGGCGTGGACACCATCGCGGACAGTCTGGCGCCGCCCATGACCGAACGGCTGCCCTTCACGCTCTGCAGGAACAACGTGGATCGGCTCGCCGTGGTCACCGACCGCGAGTTGGCTCAAGCCATGGGGCTCATCTTCCGGGAACTGAAACTCGCCGTGGAGCCAGCCTGTGCCGCCACCACCGCTTCCCTGCCTGGTCTCGCCGGGGAACTCTCGGGCGCGCGTGTGGGGCTGATCCTCTGCGGGTCGAACATCGACCGGGAGACGTACGATCGGTACTGCGAGCTCGGCGGGGGGCGACTTGGGTCCTGA
- a CDS encoding MFS transporter produces the protein MGSWACSSAGLAMQQLLLVWLLAGVLALPADRVGPLQAAIGLPGVIIMLWGGANADRTDARATLTRVFGAAALVPFGLVLALELGELNVWTVTVWGLGISAALSFSSPAQQAVLNRIAGRDLQRGITAATAISMFTFMIGLRVAGKLDSFGLRQVLLAQSLCLAAAALWIRRIGSHPANDGEPGAPAWRRIVEGFRASYRQRAVFDAMTVNFVSSIFNAGAFFTVLPFVVLRVYGGDAELLSWLMILFFAGAGASNLIMLRFMPFQQPGRWFVVLQLSRILVLFLIWIEPAWWLVVTASVAWGLNMGVTTTLARAIVQEAAEPQTRGRVMSVFGLGLLGAPLIGAVILGWIVEEYGALAGLVPGMAASVLLFVYSMAATGLWRYRSS, from the coding sequence ATGGGGTCGTGGGCCTGCTCGAGCGCCGGCCTCGCGATGCAACAGCTTCTGCTGGTCTGGCTGCTCGCCGGCGTACTCGCTCTGCCCGCCGACCGGGTCGGGCCGCTGCAGGCGGCAATCGGCCTGCCCGGCGTGATCATCATGCTCTGGGGCGGCGCCAACGCCGACCGCACGGACGCCAGGGCGACCCTGACCCGCGTGTTCGGCGCCGCGGCGCTCGTGCCCTTCGGTCTGGTCCTAGCGCTGGAACTGGGCGAACTCAACGTCTGGACGGTCACCGTCTGGGGCCTCGGCATCAGCGCCGCCCTGTCGTTTTCCAGTCCGGCGCAGCAGGCGGTGCTGAACAGGATCGCGGGGCGCGACCTGCAACGCGGAATCACCGCGGCCACCGCGATCAGCATGTTCACCTTCATGATCGGACTCAGGGTCGCCGGAAAGCTCGACTCCTTCGGTCTACGCCAGGTGCTGCTGGCCCAGAGCCTCTGCCTGGCCGCCGCGGCCCTCTGGATCCGCCGGATCGGATCGCATCCCGCGAACGACGGAGAGCCCGGAGCACCCGCCTGGCGGCGCATCGTCGAGGGTTTCCGGGCCTCCTACCGCCAGCGGGCCGTGTTCGACGCGATGACCGTGAACTTCGTCTCCAGCATCTTCAATGCCGGCGCCTTCTTCACCGTGCTCCCCTTTGTCGTCCTGCGCGTCTATGGCGGCGACGCGGAACTTCTTTCCTGGCTGATGATCCTGTTCTTCGCCGGCGCCGGCGCCTCCAACCTGATCATGCTCCGGTTCATGCCGTTTCAGCAGCCCGGACGCTGGTTCGTCGTGCTGCAACTCTCCCGGATCCTCGTCCTGTTCCTGATCTGGATCGAACCGGCATGGTGGCTGGTCGTCACGGCGAGCGTCGCCTGGGGCCTGAACATGGGCGTCACGACCACTCTCGCCCGCGCTATCGTCCAGGAAGCCGCCGAGCCGCAGACTCGCGGCCGCGTCATGTCCGTCTTCGGTCTCGGCCTGCTCGGCGCCCCGCTGATCGGCGCCGTCATCCTCGGCTGGATCGTCGAGGAGTACGGCGCCCTGGCCGGCCTGGTCCCCGGTATGGCGGCGTCCGTGCTGCTGTTTGTCTACAGCATGGCCGCCACGGGGCTGTGGCGGTACCGGTCTTCCTGA
- a CDS encoding protein-L-isoaspartate(D-aspartate) O-methyltransferase has protein sequence MVRDTIAEPRDGRPPVHDASVIEAMEKVERHLFVPEEVRAWAYRDSPLGIGWRQTISQPYIVALMTELAAPDPGHKVLEIGTGSGYQAAVLAEIVDHVYTIEIVEPLGLRAAEALEAAGYENVTTRIGDGYAGWPEEAPFDAIVVTAAPDHVPQPLIEQLAPGGRLVLPVGPVDGRQELQVLERTAGGEVERKRVIPVRFVPLTRNR, from the coding sequence ATGGTGCGCGACACGATCGCCGAGCCGCGCGACGGACGGCCGCCGGTGCACGACGCCAGCGTGATCGAGGCCATGGAGAAAGTTGAGCGCCACCTCTTCGTACCCGAGGAAGTGCGGGCCTGGGCCTACCGTGACTCGCCGCTCGGCATCGGCTGGCGGCAGACGATCTCCCAGCCCTACATCGTCGCCCTGATGACCGAACTGGCCGCGCCCGATCCCGGCCACAAGGTGCTCGAGATCGGCACGGGCTCCGGCTATCAGGCAGCGGTGCTGGCCGAGATCGTGGACCATGTGTACACGATTGAGATCGTCGAACCACTGGGGCTGCGGGCGGCCGAGGCTCTCGAGGCCGCGGGCTACGAGAACGTGACGACCCGGATCGGCGACGGCTACGCGGGCTGGCCGGAGGAGGCGCCCTTCGACGCGATCGTCGTCACTGCCGCTCCGGACCATGTGCCGCAGCCGCTGATCGAGCAGTTGGCGCCCGGGGGGCGGCTCGTGCTGCCGGTGGGACCGGTAGACGGACGCCAGGAACTCCAGGTACTGGAGAGGACCGCCGGCGGTGAGGTGGAGCGAAAGCGTGTGATCCCGGTACGCTTCGTGCCGCTGACGCGGAATCGCTAG
- a CDS encoding HAD family hydrolase — translation MTHYGSMGTPGAVPWRELDTIFFDAGNTFLSMDFDRVAEVAADLGLACSGSQLERAEAAARPALSAALAEGRSTEGGSAFRFYLQAILAGLPAGCADGVELEEMATALAEGLFVPGRNDLLWNRRLPGRKEALERIRSLGYRMVVVSNSDGSMRRNVESIGLAQLFDGLIDSSVVGFEKPDPRIFRAALKTVGADPERTVHVGDLYAADVVGARAAGLHAVLLDPWDDWPPVDCPKVADLAEMAALLPGPRPRDVSSTARRRPGPGSGRRRSRRRPGP, via the coding sequence GTGACACACTACGGTTCGATGGGCACACCGGGAGCGGTTCCGTGGAGGGAACTCGACACGATCTTCTTCGACGCGGGCAACACGTTCCTGTCGATGGACTTCGACCGGGTCGCCGAGGTTGCGGCCGATCTGGGCCTGGCCTGCTCCGGGAGCCAGTTGGAGCGAGCGGAAGCGGCCGCCCGTCCGGCGCTCTCGGCGGCTCTTGCCGAGGGGAGGTCGACGGAGGGTGGCTCCGCCTTCCGCTTCTACCTGCAGGCGATCCTCGCCGGGCTGCCAGCGGGCTGCGCGGATGGTGTCGAGCTGGAGGAGATGGCCACCGCGCTTGCCGAGGGCCTCTTTGTGCCCGGCCGGAACGACCTGCTCTGGAACCGGCGACTGCCGGGCAGGAAGGAGGCCCTGGAGCGGATCCGGTCGCTCGGCTATCGAATGGTCGTGGTCAGCAACTCGGACGGCAGCATGAGGCGGAACGTTGAGTCGATCGGCCTTGCCCAGCTCTTCGACGGGCTGATCGACTCCTCCGTGGTCGGTTTCGAGAAGCCGGATCCACGGATCTTCAGGGCGGCCCTCAAGACGGTCGGCGCCGATCCGGAGCGCACCGTCCACGTCGGAGACCTCTATGCGGCGGACGTCGTCGGCGCCCGTGCTGCCGGACTCCACGCGGTTCTGCTCGACCCGTGGGACGACTGGCCGCCGGTCGACTGTCCCAAGGTGGCTGATCTCGCCGAAATGGCGGCTCTGTTGCCGGGCCCTAGACCGCGAGACGTTTCCAGTACTGCTCGTCGGCGTCCCGGGCCAGGCTCAGGCCGCCGTCGGAGCCGACGAAGACCGGGTCCTTGA
- a CDS encoding rod shape-determining protein yields the protein MNSTTSNEEVLKVGIDLGTSRSSISAANGQRHMVQSYVGWPRDMVARKVLGRDVLVGAEALEHRPMLNLRRPLERGLIKEGSVQDEKAVRELVRRLLELAAPPGQGPTPAIHAVVGVPAETLRVNRQNLRRILTGQVASTMVVSEPFAVAYGLDALVHTMVIDIGAGTTDFCVLMGRFPTEDDQRTLSVAGDAVDDQLHGLIEERYADASVSIHMVRAWKERHSFVGESAPVVVDVPVHGKPTRIDITEPMRRACESLLEPLRETMLDLIARVEPEYQSRIRNNVILTGGSGLIRGLGAELQHALGELGGGRVRVVKDPVFVGSDGGLSLARDADEQYWKRLAV from the coding sequence GTGAACAGCACCACGTCGAACGAGGAAGTTCTCAAGGTGGGCATCGACCTGGGCACCTCGAGGAGTTCGATCTCGGCCGCGAACGGCCAGCGCCACATGGTGCAGAGCTATGTCGGCTGGCCTCGGGACATGGTGGCGAGGAAGGTGCTTGGGCGCGACGTCCTCGTGGGGGCCGAAGCACTGGAGCACCGCCCCATGCTCAACCTGCGCCGGCCGCTCGAGCGGGGACTGATCAAGGAGGGATCGGTCCAGGACGAGAAGGCCGTCCGCGAACTGGTCAGGCGGCTGCTGGAACTGGCCGCGCCGCCCGGGCAGGGGCCGACGCCGGCGATCCACGCCGTCGTCGGCGTCCCCGCCGAAACCCTAAGGGTCAACCGTCAGAACCTGCGACGCATCCTGACCGGCCAGGTCGCCAGCACGATGGTCGTCTCCGAACCGTTCGCCGTCGCCTACGGTCTCGACGCGCTGGTCCACACGATGGTCATCGACATCGGCGCCGGCACGACCGACTTCTGCGTCCTGATGGGCCGCTTCCCCACCGAGGACGACCAGCGCACCCTGAGCGTCGCCGGCGACGCCGTGGACGACCAACTGCACGGCCTGATCGAAGAGCGCTACGCCGACGCGTCGGTCTCGATCCACATGGTGCGGGCCTGGAAGGAGCGCCACTCCTTCGTCGGCGAGAGCGCCCCGGTCGTGGTCGACGTGCCGGTGCACGGAAAGCCGACTCGGATCGACATCACGGAGCCCATGCGCCGCGCCTGCGAGAGTCTGCTGGAGCCCCTGCGCGAGACGATGCTCGACCTGATCGCCAGGGTCGAGCCCGAGTACCAGAGCCGGATCCGCAACAACGTGATCCTCACCGGCGGCTCCGGACTGATCCGCGGTCTCGGCGCCGAGCTTCAGCACGCCCTCGGCGAACTCGGCGGCGGCCGCGTCCGTGTCGTCAAGGACCCGGTCTTCGTCGGCTCCGACGGCGGCCTGAGCCTGGCCCGGGACGCCGACGAGCAGTACTGGAAACGTCTCGCGGTCTAG
- a CDS encoding N-acetylmuramoyl-L-alanine amidase: MTPSERRRVDRQLRLDLIEAAVRENEAELGRPGPEPAQRREPRRRPPRRFPAWSLLLLVPVAAAAGLGYLELKGPGTDIPPDPPVEAAPPESEVRFTEPPESLDLDVFPLPIRKIMLDPGHGGSASGAAAGGLAEKDLALDIAGRVRELLADRYRVAMTREADIDVELDRRSDIANQAEADLFVSIHVNWLARNQTCGVETYFLGPTDDPELTALAERENAEAHGYSLADLRRILDGVYAQAMQDESRTLADAVQAALVEGLRKSNPGLGNRGVKSAPFVVLIGAQMPAILAEVSCLSDADEIERLQDDLYLQSIAEALDAGIRNYADSHLHPFRPPAGDPALSSAPSESPGEP, from the coding sequence GTGACTCCCTCCGAACGCCGCCGCGTCGACCGGCAGCTCCGGCTCGATCTGATCGAAGCGGCCGTGCGCGAGAACGAGGCCGAACTCGGACGGCCGGGCCCGGAGCCCGCACAGCGCCGCGAACCGAGGCGCCGTCCGCCGCGCCGTTTCCCGGCCTGGAGCCTGCTCCTGCTGGTGCCGGTCGCCGCCGCCGCGGGACTTGGCTACCTGGAGCTGAAGGGCCCCGGAACGGACATTCCACCCGATCCGCCGGTGGAAGCGGCGCCGCCCGAATCCGAAGTCCGGTTCACCGAGCCGCCGGAGTCCCTCGACCTCGACGTCTTCCCGCTCCCCATCAGGAAGATCATGCTCGATCCGGGACACGGCGGCTCCGCTTCCGGCGCCGCAGCCGGCGGATTGGCCGAGAAGGATCTCGCGCTCGACATCGCCGGCCGGGTGCGCGAGCTGCTTGCCGATCGCTACCGGGTCGCGATGACCCGCGAGGCGGACATCGATGTCGAACTCGATCGTCGCTCCGATATCGCCAACCAGGCCGAAGCCGATCTGTTCGTCTCGATTCACGTGAACTGGCTGGCCCGGAACCAGACCTGCGGCGTCGAAACCTACTTCCTCGGCCCCACCGACGACCCCGAGCTGACCGCACTCGCCGAACGGGAGAACGCCGAGGCACACGGCTACTCCCTGGCCGACCTGCGCCGGATCCTCGACGGCGTCTATGCGCAGGCCATGCAGGACGAGAGCCGCACTCTCGCCGACGCGGTGCAAGCTGCCCTGGTCGAAGGACTGCGGAAGTCCAATCCGGGGTTAGGGAATCGCGGTGTGAAGTCGGCACCCTTCGTCGTCCTGATCGGCGCCCAGATGCCAGCCATCCTCGCCGAGGTGTCCTGCCTTTCCGATGCCGACGAGATCGAGCGACTTCAGGACGACCTCTACCTCCAGTCGATCGCCGAAGCCCTCGACGCCGGCATCCGCAACTACGCCGACTCGCATCTCCACCCGTTCCGGCCTCCAGCGGGAGATCCGGCGCTAAGCTCCGCGCCGTCGGAGAGCCCGGGGGAGCCGTGA
- a CDS encoding efflux transporter outer membrane subunit, producing MLRALVLASVLILWLGCSVASTPPILEAPAPARYGDGAGGAEAPTGSSQVAPDWWTDFRDPLLSQFIVEGLEHNASLLAAASNVETAFAQARLDGAARRPELEAALDPARRRQNTAQSGLTEAIPIPIPGFEPGGVRSFSFTSYGLALNVRWEVDLWGRLRALTAASLAEAAAGEADLEGARLSIAGQLAKVYFGVVEAVQQVELLERTLASRERTRDRVVARYRRGVATALEVRQARAQIAAVEASLAAQQQALDGLRRQMEVLLGRYPAGEIEAAPGLPALPGLPSTGVPADLLARRPDLRAAEYRAIASSQRIRAARRSLYPTFRLEGSSGTSSGELGDLLDGDFSVWSLAAGLLQPLLSGGRLRAGLDLVTAGLDAAEANWLQTALAAFAEVESGLAAERMLAEQTEALQRAATESREAERLAEGRYRQGLVGYLQVLDSQRTSFESERQLLAARRQQLESRTDLILALGGGLDREAAGLAAAGGG from the coding sequence ATGCTCCGGGCGCTCGTGCTGGCTTCCGTTCTCATCCTCTGGCTCGGATGCAGCGTCGCGAGCACGCCACCGATTCTGGAAGCGCCGGCGCCGGCCCGGTACGGCGACGGGGCGGGCGGAGCGGAGGCGCCAACCGGCTCGTCGCAGGTCGCGCCGGACTGGTGGACTGACTTCCGCGATCCGTTGCTGTCGCAGTTCATCGTCGAAGGACTGGAGCACAACGCGAGCTTGCTCGCGGCCGCCTCGAACGTCGAGACGGCCTTCGCCCAGGCGAGGCTCGACGGCGCGGCCCGGCGACCTGAGTTGGAAGCGGCTCTGGACCCCGCGCGGCGCAGGCAGAACACCGCTCAGAGCGGTCTGACCGAGGCGATCCCGATCCCGATCCCGGGTTTCGAACCGGGCGGAGTGCGGAGCTTTTCCTTCACCTCCTACGGCCTGGCTCTGAACGTGCGCTGGGAGGTCGATCTCTGGGGCCGGCTTCGTGCGCTGACGGCCGCGTCCCTGGCCGAGGCGGCGGCGGGTGAGGCCGACCTGGAGGGAGCGCGCCTCTCGATCGCCGGCCAGCTCGCCAAGGTGTACTTTGGCGTCGTCGAGGCGGTGCAGCAGGTGGAACTTCTGGAGCGGACGCTGGCGAGCCGCGAACGCACGCGCGACCGGGTCGTGGCCCGCTACCGGCGCGGCGTCGCGACCGCGCTCGAGGTGCGGCAGGCGCGCGCACAGATCGCCGCGGTGGAGGCCTCGCTGGCGGCGCAGCAGCAGGCGCTCGACGGCCTGCGTCGGCAGATGGAGGTTCTGCTGGGGCGCTATCCGGCCGGGGAGATCGAGGCGGCTCCGGGCCTGCCGGCGCTGCCGGGGCTGCCCTCGACGGGCGTGCCGGCGGACCTGCTGGCGCGACGACCCGACCTGCGAGCGGCGGAGTACCGTGCGATCGCTTCGTCGCAGCGGATTCGCGCTGCCCGCCGTTCGCTGTACCCGACCTTCCGGCTGGAGGGCTCCTCGGGAACCTCGAGTGGAGAACTCGGCGATCTGCTGGACGGTGACTTCTCGGTATGGAGCCTCGCTGCCGGGCTACTCCAGCCGCTGCTCTCGGGTGGTCGGCTCCGTGCCGGCCTGGACCTGGTGACGGCGGGCCTCGATGCGGCGGAGGCGAACTGGTTGCAAACGGCGCTGGCGGCCTTCGCGGAGGTGGAGTCGGGACTGGCGGCTGAACGGATGCTGGCGGAGCAGACCGAAGCGCTGCAGCGCGCGGCGACCGAGAGCCGGGAGGCGGAACGGCTGGCCGAGGGCCGGTACCGCCAGGGCCTGGTGGGCTATCTGCAGGTGCTGGACAGTCAGCGGACGTCGTTCGAGTCGGAACGGCAGCTGCTTGCCGCCCGCCGCCAGCAGCTCGAGTCGCGGACGGATCTGATCCTGGCCCTTGGGGGTGGCCTCGATCGCGAGGCGGCCGGTCTGGCCGCCGCCGGCGGGGGCTGA
- a CDS encoding efflux RND transporter periplasmic adaptor subunit, with protein MSKKLLPLLVLAAAAAVVVVLLRTRPVVETAPREIAPPPVRVVAVQPTSVELRVRSQGSVVPVTEADLVSEVAGSIVWTAESFEVGGFFDAGDVLLRLDRRDYELALASARASVAQARVALTREEAEAEVAREEWEDLGEPGEPGPLVLREPQLEEARARVEAAEASEARAELDLSRTAIRAPFAGRLRAKRVDRGEFVNRGVPLATIYSVDAAEVTLPVPDSELAFLELPLGSELGGAGPRVILQAEFAGGRHEWEARVVRVGGEIDPATRMVNLIARVQDPYRAASGLPPLSVGLFVDAEIVGRSVDSVFEVPRGALVGADRLWFVEDGRLMLRGVEILRSDPDVAIVSGGLASGDLVSLTILETAVDGMLVTPEVVTPEAAAPEPATPESVVAEPAAPAERPAAAAGERATLAAIELDYGTEFVDVLLRTGGEPAYRTFWLDDPPRYVVDLADCVMRAAITRVAVDPADDGSGTGGSPARSVRVAQFRGGSDPITRVVIDGAVRDEVEPIGDAAGLRLRLRRGAL; from the coding sequence GTGTCGAAGAAGCTCCTGCCGCTCCTGGTCCTGGCGGCAGCTGCCGCTGTGGTCGTGGTCCTCCTGAGGACCCGGCCGGTAGTGGAAACCGCGCCGCGGGAGATCGCTCCCCCTCCGGTTCGTGTCGTGGCCGTCCAGCCGACATCGGTCGAACTGCGGGTGCGTTCCCAGGGGTCCGTGGTTCCAGTGACGGAGGCGGACCTGGTCTCTGAGGTCGCCGGCAGCATCGTCTGGACGGCCGAGAGCTTCGAGGTCGGCGGTTTCTTCGACGCCGGCGACGTGCTGCTCCGTCTCGACCGGCGTGACTACGAATTGGCGCTCGCAAGCGCCCGCGCGTCGGTCGCACAGGCACGGGTCGCGCTGACGCGGGAGGAGGCGGAGGCCGAAGTCGCCCGCGAGGAGTGGGAGGATCTGGGCGAGCCGGGCGAGCCGGGTCCGCTGGTGCTTCGAGAGCCCCAACTGGAGGAGGCGAGAGCGCGCGTCGAAGCGGCCGAAGCAAGCGAGGCGCGGGCCGAACTGGATCTGTCGCGAACAGCGATCCGCGCACCGTTCGCGGGGCGGCTGCGCGCCAAGCGGGTCGACCGCGGCGAGTTCGTGAACCGTGGCGTACCGCTGGCGACGATCTACTCCGTGGACGCGGCCGAAGTCACGCTGCCCGTGCCGGACTCGGAGCTCGCCTTCCTGGAACTTCCCCTGGGCTCCGAGCTCGGGGGCGCCGGACCGCGAGTGATCCTGCAGGCGGAGTTCGCAGGCGGCCGGCACGAATGGGAAGCCCGGGTCGTCCGGGTGGGCGGCGAGATCGACCCGGCGACGCGCATGGTGAACCTGATCGCTCGCGTGCAGGACCCGTACCGGGCTGCCTCCGGGCTGCCTCCGCTGTCGGTCGGCCTGTTCGTCGATGCGGAGATCGTCGGCCGTTCGGTCGATTCGGTGTTCGAGGTGCCGCGCGGCGCGCTGGTGGGAGCGGACCGGCTGTGGTTTGTGGAGGACGGTCGACTGATGCTGCGTGGCGTCGAGATTCTGCGGTCGGACCCGGACGTCGCGATCGTCTCCGGCGGTCTCGCGAGCGGCGATCTGGTCAGCTTGACGATCCTTGAAACGGCCGTGGACGGGATGTTGGTGACGCCGGAGGTCGTCACACCGGAGGCGGCGGCACCGGAACCCGCGACGCCGGAGTCGGTGGTGGCAGAGCCAGCGGCACCGGCAGAGAGGCCGGCGGCTGCGGCCGGCGAGCGGGCAACGCTCGCTGCTATCGAGCTGGACTACGGTACGGAGTTCGTCGACGTGCTGCTCCGTACCGGCGGTGAACCCGCTTACCGCACGTTCTGGTTGGACGATCCGCCGCGCTATGTCGTCGATCTTGCGGATTGCGTCATGCGGGCCGCCATTACCCGGGTCGCGGTGGACCCGGCCGACGACGGAAGTGGTACCGGCGGCTCGCCGGCGCGCTCGGTCCGCGTCGCCCAGTTCCGGGGCGGGTCGGACCCGATCACCCGGGTCGTCATCGACGGCGCGGTCAGGGATGAAGTCGAGCCGATCGGGGACGCTGCCGGCCTTCGGCTGCGTCTGCGCCGGGGCGCGCTGTGA